TGTCAATCAAACAAGCCTTAGCTGAGTTAAAAAGGCGTTTTGTATGCTCTTTTAGCTTAAAAATGCCATAACCCTCATCAAGCTTATAGGCTCTAACGCCCTCAAATACAGCATTTCCATAGTGAAGTGAGTGAGTTAATACATGTGTAGTAGCGTCTTTCCACGCCACCATTTTCCCATCATACCAAATATATTGTGATTCTGGTAGTGCCATTTTGTATCCTTTTTGCTTAAAATTCCTTGCGATTATAGCTAATTTTGGTTAATCTTTGCTAAGGAATTCTAGAATTATCTATAATACAAAGCAAAATTTTTTAGATAAAAAATATAAAGTTAAATTTCAATTTAAACTTTTAAACTAGAATTCCCAGGATTTTTTTAAGGCTAATTGTGGATTTTACTTATATATTAGAAAATTATCATCAGTTTATTGACGCTTTTTGGCTTACTTTGCGCATTGGTGCTTTGGGGATTTTTCTATCATTTTTGCTGGGGCTGTTTTGCGCTGGCTTTCGTGCTGTCCCTGTGCTAGGGCTTTTAATCCGTGCTTATATAGAACTTAGCAGAAATACTCCGCTTCTAATTCAAATTATCTTTCTTTACTATGCTTTGCCAAAGGCTGGGATTAGCCTTAGTGCTGAGGTTTGCGGCATTTTAGGGCTTGCGTTTTTAGGTGGTGGATATATGTGCGAGGCCTTTGGCTCTGGGCTAAGCTCAGTTGAGAAAATTCAGCGTGAGAGTGCACTTAGCCTTGGACTTAGCAATGCTCAAGCGTTTTTTTATGTGATTTTACCGCAAGCACTTAGTGTTAGTGTGCCTGCGTTTTTGGCAAATGTAGTG
The nucleotide sequence above comes from Campylobacter magnus. Encoded proteins:
- a CDS encoding amino acid ABC transporter permease, with amino-acid sequence MDFTYILENYHQFIDAFWLTLRIGALGIFLSFLLGLFCAGFRAVPVLGLLIRAYIELSRNTPLLIQIIFLYYALPKAGISLSAEVCGILGLAFLGGGYMCEAFGSGLSSVEKIQRESALSLGLSNAQAFFYVILPQALSVSVPAFLANVVFLLKETSVFSAIALADLMYVAKDQIGIDYMINESLFMLVVAYLLLLAPILALGFYLEKKLRFAGYGN